One Malania oleifera isolate guangnan ecotype guangnan chromosome 10, ASM2987363v1, whole genome shotgun sequence genomic region harbors:
- the LOC131166559 gene encoding uncharacterized protein LOC131166559: MVLEEADKAKMAIAITSILSNNSHIPILNCENFSDWKDKILLTFGCMDIDLALHVDKLAVPMESSPATYQLAYERCEKSNRQCLMFIKSHVSQSIKVIEEQFVSPDKALTSTLINKLLVMKHHKSKSVREHIKEMKDIAAHLKSLEIKITESFFVHFILNSLSAAYGPFKISYNTHKEKWSINELLTICVQEEERLKHKNLESANFVTHRKGQGKKGKGANGKPLKKKEKGSLKRNDHRDACFFYKKKGHQKKDCLKYK, translated from the exons ATGGTCCTAGAGGAGGCAGATAAAGCCAAGATGGCAA TTGCTATTACTTCTATTCTAAGTAATAATTCTCATATTCCAATTCTGAACTGTGAAAATTTTTCAGATTGGAAGGACAAAATCCTCTTGACATTTGGGTGCATGGATATTGATCTAGCACTCCATGTTGACAAACTGGCAGTGCCTATGGAATCAAGTCCTGCTACATATCAATTGGCCTATGAACGGTGCGAGAAATCCAACCGTCAGTGTCTAATGTTCATCAAGTCGCATGTTAGTCAGAGCATTAAGGTTATTGAAGAGCAATTTGTTAGTCCTGACAAGGCACTTACTAGCACCCTAATAAACAAGCTGTTAGTGATGAAACATCACAAATCTAAGAGTGTGCGTGAGCACATCAAGGAAATGAAGGACATTGCAGCCCACCTCAAGTCCTTGGAGATTAAGATTACAGAATCATTTTTTGTCCATTTCATACTCAACTCTCTCTCTGCAGCATATGGACCATTTAAGATATCATACAACACACATAAGGAAAAATGGTCTATTAATGAGCTACTGACTATctgtgtacaagaagaggagaggTTAAAACATAAAAATCTAGAGAGTGCCAATTTTGTCACTCACAGAAAGGGACAAGGAAAGAAAGGTAAAGGTGCTAATGGTAAACCtttgaagaagaaggaaaaagggtCATTGAAACGAAATGACCATAGGGATGCTTGCTTCTTCTATAAGAAAAAGGGGCACCAAAAGAAAGATTGCTTGAAATACAAGTAA